Proteins from a genomic interval of Ciona intestinalis chromosome 9, KH, whole genome shotgun sequence:
- the LOC100175176 gene encoding speedy protein A-like encodes MSKMNSNQVVTKYVLYLSNSQHKSKKRRLGKCQEAKHDICVPTKRSKESMEKLKNVTKPCLHITINEIDAFFSLFEDNTIQEFLALDSCFRISDKYLLAMVLTYFKRAHLHVSEYNVINFFTALYLANDMAEDEEEFKYEIFPWALGEEWRDLYPGFLAQREKLWRKMKHRASVSRKCCEEAMEIQADHEIWSRERNEVHGGAKRNHLKSKEEKEPFPRGPGRSPIPCSICVKINNSSGYYSDDSIISDDMNILHVSTDSSPDEYFTHRNIGSKPRLKSKDIERGDAEESSFDMEKLWETLS; translated from the exons ATGTCAAAAATGAACAGTAATCAGGTTGTTACCAAAtacgttttatatttatcaaattCTCAACACAAGTCTAAGAAACGCAG gTTGGGTAAATGCCAAGAAGCAAAGCATGATATTTGTGTACCTACCAAAAGATCAAAAGAAAGCATGGAGAAGTTAAAGAACGTTACAAAACCATGCTTACATATTACAATTAATGAAATTGATGcatttttctctttgtttg AGGATAATACCATACAAGAATTTTTGGCACTGGATTCTTGTTTTCGAATATCTGACAAGTATTTGCTTGCAATGGTGCTGACTTATTTCAAGAGAGCTCATCTACATGTTTCAGAATATAATGTTATCAACTTCTTTACTGCACT GTATTTAGCAAACGATATGGCGGAAGATGAAGAAGAGTTTAAATATGAGATATTTCCTTGGGCGCTTGGTGAGGAATGGAGAGACTTGTATCCAGGTTTTCTCGCACAGAGAGAAAAACTATGGAGGAAAATGAAACACAGAGCATCAGTCAGTAGAAAATGTTGTGAGGAG GCAATGGAGATACAAGCTGATCATGAGATATGGAGCAGAGAACGCAATGAAGTGCACGGTGGGGCCAAAAGAAATCATTTGAAAtctaaagaagaaaaagaaccTTTTCCACGAGGGCCTGGTCGTTCACCAATACCTTGTTCAATATGTGTTAAGATAAATAACAGTAGTGG GTATTATTCAGACGACAGCATTATATCTGATGACATGAACATTCTCCATGTTTCAACTGATTCTTCACCAGATGAATACTTCACTCATAGAAATATT GGTTCAAAGCCCAGGTTGAAATCCAAGGATATTGAAAGGGGTGATGCAGAGGAATCAAGTTTTGACATGGAga AGCTTTGGGAAACTTTGTCATGA
- the LOC100177492 gene encoding U3 small nucleolar ribonucleoprotein protein IMP3 translates to MRKLRFHEKKLLKKVDFFSWESDNNLHEVKVMRKYRIQKREHYTAYNKLSREVRTICRKIKDLDPKDPFRVKSTADLLEKLYKMGIIPTKENLVLADKITASSFCRRRLPVIMVKLRMAETLKMATTYIEQGHVRVGTNVIMDPAFLVSRSLEDFVTWKETSKIREKIREYNDERDDFDFV, encoded by the exons atgaggAAATTGAGGTTTCACGAGAAAAAGCTGCTCAAAAAAGTTGACTTTTTCTCTTGGGAGTCCGACAACAATTTACACGAAGTTAAAGTAATGCGAAAATACCGAATACAAAAACGGGAACATTACACCGC GTACAACAAGCTAAGCAGGGAAGTGCGGACAATATGTCGGAAGATAAAAGACTTAGATCCAAAAGATCCATTTCGAGTAAAATCTACAGCGGATTTATTggaaaaattatacaaaatgGGAATAATTCCAACGAAAGAAAATCTTGTACTCGCTGATAAAATAACTGCTTCGTCTTTCTGTCGGAGAAGGTTGCCGGTTATTATGGTGAAGTTACGAATGGCTGAAACTCTTAAAATGGCAACAACTTATATTGAACAAGGAC ATGTGAGAGTTGGTACCAATGTTATCATGGACCCTGCATTTCTAGTTAGCAG GAGTCTTGAAGATTTCGTAACTTGGAAAGAAACCTCTAAAATAAGAGAGAAGATAAGAGAGTACAATGATGAACGAGATGACTTCGattttgtttga